ATAATGGTTGTATACGTTTGCTTGAATTAGGGTATATCTTTGaatattaatgtttaaaaaacttaaatgcaTGTGATGAAGCCATAAAAACCTTGAATTGATTTGGGTTTTTTAATGATTGTGTCTTCGGTTTGGTTGAAGTGTTTAGACTAGTCATTACTTGCTCTCTTACAAAAATAAGTTGTTTATCTGAAGTTCTTTATCTGAATACGAGATCttctaatatttaagttatttaattgTAGGAGAAAAGGGAAAGTATAATAAAAGGAGTTAGAGCTTacgaaaataaatattatggacTTATACTCCATACCCTTGAGTTGTTTTGCATGTTTACCTAGTAATTGAGTTATTTATATAACCAAGTCACACGAgcttgctttttattattatttatgtgtgATGTTTGGGACTAGCTTGCATATACCTTGACTAATCTCAATGGATTGAAGTTAACAACAAGTACGCCTCAAGTGTCCATTCAATATTAGCAACTTTAAGGCTCGAACCTATAACCACAAGAGAAGCAAACCCCTTAGTTTCAAATTCTTATCACTTAACTATCTACTAAATAAGCTTACTTCATATAACATgaagttgtaaaaaataatcactaagAACAATAGTTTTGCCTTAcaagtatttataaaataaattgattattacGCCTCATtgcatgattattattattattattatttgattaaagtAGGTGTCCGGGTCAACTTGTgtatacctcgactaatcccacgggccctgaagttaacgattatgtaaACTTCCAGTGATCATCATATTACCAACCACGAGATTCGAACTCGAGaccacaaaaaatataaacattttaattttaaatttttattattgaaccaCTTAATAGATAATTGCTTTCGGTTACTATTATATTAGCTTCTTGTATTATTTGTGGAAAGGGTTGATAATTATTGGCGAGACAGGCTGatgttatcatataattttattttaaaaaaaattaatgggtgatatcttatgttgtttttcaatataagTTGATGTTATTTGTCACCTGCTTTAGTAAGATAACGTTTAGCAAGTGTGAAATTGCTGTTCTGGTATTAAAGAAAATTGCGGGACTTTCTATTTCATCATCTGAGTTTTTCCATGCGTGTACTGTACCCTCACTCTAGCCTATTAGTTTATGATTTCTCATCTTGCCTTTGTTTCTTCACACTCACTAGAACAAAgtgtttgtttataaaatagcttttattttttattttaaaaaatattaaattattttttcatatttttaattattttaatgtaatagtaaaaataataatattattttaatatatttttaattaaaaaaatactataaatccCAATATCAAGTACATAATTAGCTTTCCTTAAAAAAACGCgaaaagaaaagataacttAATggccaacaattaaaaaaataagccaaaaaaaGGCCACGTGTCTTGTTAAACCTGTAACATGTAATCCACCGCATGCCCCTTTCCGGGGGCACTGTTCTCTATAACCGAGGTTATAAAACAACagtaaaaaaactagaaaaatcagAGTGCAAAAAGGAGTTACCAATAAAACATGCCCAGTATCGTTATCAAACCACGTGTCCAATATTAGCTGGCcagaatacaaaaatttaaaatcaagaaaagggaTCATTTgacttttaataaaatcttaaagtaTGGTCAGTATCTTGTAATAGATGTTTTTTAGAAAGTTTTTTTCAGTTgtcttttaaaaagtttttttatttaaaaatatttaaaaatattttttttatttttaaaatttatttttaacattgatatatcaaaaaataattaaaaaataaaaaaaaaataaaaatcttaaaaaacaaacgaTTTCTGGCAACACTTGACAACTCTCGGCCCCTTCCACACTGTGTCCTAGAACAATCACAAAAAGAATTCGAACACTTCGCAAAACGACAAATCCGCGGTAAATCCTCCTCCTGCTATAGTAAACTTGGACAATGAGGCGGCATCAATAGAAGCCTTACTAGTTAagtattatatttgttttttttttttttaaaaatattttcatcttaaatttgttttaataattttgaatgcATACAAATCTAGCTTTCAAATTTATTCGTTACagcttattaatattaatattgtaatTATCACTGGGgctcaattattattaataacttTCTGGTcaaatctattatttattataaaaaattatggaaactaGAAGATTTAAGTAAAACTTTATCTAATTTCAATCAATGATATAGATGTtttgtgattattatttatataatatttggttaatatcttgtaataaaaagaatataaaatagataaaagcGAGTTTGAttataaagatgaaaatataaaataattttttaatagtttttgaagttaattttgatttttaaaaaactaaaattatatataaaaaacatatttattttatctttattgtcTAGAtcaattctatttaaaaataaaaaataaaaactaacataGGTTAAAGTTGAATACATGTGAAAATTAATGCAAGGAtggatagaaaaagaaaagagttaattaaataactaatttaACCTTGTGATTAGTAAACACTAACTAAACTCACTtaacccatgtttttttattggtttctttttatgaaaatcTTTTTCTCATCTCTGAAATGTAAAGAAGCGAAGACCGAAGACTTTGTCATCtccaaactctctctctctctctgtctctctctctctcaagctTTCACACGAAgtctctctctgtttctttcCCTTCCTCGTTATAGCAGCCTTAAAACACCCTTCACTTCTGATTTTCATTAGTTTTCAGCGTTCAAGATTCAATTTTGATCATTAGATCATAGATCATCAACCCGGCCGGTGATCGGCTGCTTtggttttttgtggtttttcctttttaaaatcaagttCTGATGTGAAAGTTGTAGTAAGCTTTTTTACAGGGTCGTCTCTCTGGTTTTAATCATTGAGTTCTTTGGTTAATGTGAGGTTTTGGTCAGAGAAGTGAGTGTCATTAGTCATTAGAGCTGTTAGGTAGgttttaaaaacaccaaacaagaaaaaagagttCCATTGACTGGttgccgagagagagagagagaaagaaaagccAAACCCTAGAAAATAGGGAGTAAAAGAGAAACGTTTGCCTCTCTTTCACATTCTTAGAAGTTATAAATGATATAGATTCtggtttcatttattttttggggGGTTTCAAGTAGGAATCATGCCTGTTGATTTAGATAATTCATCTACAGCTTCTGGTGAAGCTAGCGTCTCTTCATCTGGTAaccaaccaccaccaccaccaccaccaccacaacaacAACCACCTTCTAAGTCTGCCGCCACCGCTAAGAAAAAACGTAACCTCCCTGGAATGCCAGGTAAATAATTAgtgaatattaataaaatttgaaacttaattagTTTTTGGTTAGTTgaagttaattgttttttttttttaatttcttgcagaTCCCGAAGCAGAGGTGATAGCCTTATCGCCAAAGACCCTTTTAGCTACAAATCGATTTGTATGTGAAATATGCAACAAAGGGTTTCAAAGAGACCAAAACTTGCAACTTCATCGACGAGGACATAATCTACCATGGAAATTAAGGCAAAGATCAAGTAAAGATGTGAAGAAGAGAGTTTATGTATGTCCAGAACCAACTTGTGTACACCATGATCCATCAAGAGCTCTTGGCGATCTTACAGGAATAAAGAAGCATTTTTGCAGAAAACATGGGGAAAAGAAGTGGAAATGCGATAAATGTTCGAAGAAGTATGCTGTTCAGTCTGATTGGAAGGCTCACTCAAAGATTTGTGGTACTAGAGAGTATAAATGTGATTGTGGTACTCTGTTTTCAAGGTAATATTAGCatccaattttttatatatttttgtgacTTTTGGTGGGTTTGTTTGGATTTTGAAGTTGTgttgttttggttgttttttgaaGGAGGGATAGCTTTATTACACACAGAGCATTTTGTGATGCCTTGGCGGAGGAGAGTGCTAGAGCTCAAACTCAGACTCCGAACccaaatccaaaaccaaatCAGGAATCTGACCCGAAAGTGCAAGTTGATTCATCTCCACCGCCAGCACCATTACCCCCACCAGTGGCTCCTGATTTTGGTTCGGATCAGGGCCAGGCGCCACCAGGACTAGCTCAGTCAACTGGGATGATATCATCTCCAGTTCTGGCAATTCAGAGTCCAGGTAAAAACATTTTGGAACTAAATTTGGAAACTTTCAAACattcttcttcaattttgtcGGTTGTGATTTTTGTCttaatcaaacaagaaaaaatctttgttgtttgttgtttgttgttacCTCCCTGTCTCTCTTTAGATCTTGGATTTTAGTAGTTTTGTCTGTTACTGATGTTTGTTGTTATTGTAAGTTAAATGCATTGAATACAATTGTAGAGCTATgaaagctagaaaaataacgtcttgaaaaatattttgagattcAATTTGTGCAATCTTTGGCAAGGGactcaagtgattcaaaagctaaAAGGGAAAGAGATTTGGGTTTAGTTTAGATAAAGGTTACTATTATTGACTctatgccttttcttttaaagttcTTCGTAAAGAAAAGCTCAACTTTCCATGTCTGTTTGGTAAGTGCCCTCTTTTCGTgtctcctttttttccttttaatcttTTCAATGTTGCATTATGTAGAGTTATCAGATGATCCCTCACAAATTATAGAAGAAGCACCAGCTCCGGCTCCGGCTCCGGCTCCAGCCACGGTAACTGCAGGGTTCAATGGAAGCTTCAGCAGTAGCACTAGCTCAAGCAGCAACGGCAGCAGCACCAGTAGTGTGTTTGCTAGTTTATTTGCTTCCTCAACTGCTTCAGGAAGCTTGCAGGCTCCTCAGACTACTGCATTTACTGATCTAATTCATGCCATGGCCCATCCTGATCGCCCAACAGACCTTACCCCATCCTCAACCGAACCAATTTCTTTGTGTCTCTCCACCAATCACGGGTCATCGATATTCGGCACTGCAGGGCAGGAACGTAGGCAATACGCACCACCGCCACAACCAGCTATGTCTGCAACTGCACTGTTACAGAAAGCTGCTCAAATGGGGGCTGCTGCTACAAATGCATCGTTGCTTCGTGGGCTTGGAATCgtgtcatcttcttcatcgtctGCCCAGCCAGACAATATGCAATGGGGTCATAGGCAAATGGAGCCTGAGAATGCCTCAGTTACTGCCGGGCTTGGACTGGGCCTGCCTTGTGATGGAGGTTCTGGATTGAAGGAATTGATGATGGGAACTCCTTCTGTATTTGGTCCGAAGCATGCCACTCTTGATTTTCTTGGACTGGGGATGGCAGCTGGTGGGAGCCCTAGTGGTGGTCTATCGGCTCTCATTACATCTATTGGTAGTGGTCTTGATGTGGCTGCAGCAGCGGCTTCTTTTGGAGGTGGAGAATTTTCTGGCAAAGACATGCGAAGGAGCTGACGGCAAAGACATGTAAGGAACTATGCTTCTCCATTTTACTCGGGGAATTAAGGTGTTGAGGCTCGGGGCAAGTGATTCTCCCGAGGCAATGATGACAAGATATAATCTTACACGAGGCATTACTCTTCTAATGGAGGTGAGGATCAGCCCATCAATGATGGTtggttctttttatttgttgtgctGCCATGATGTAGATATGTGGCCAAGAATTCAGGGACACTTTGCTTCCTGATTTATGTAATGGGGGCTTAAGTTATTCAGTATATGATATGCACTTAATGTTTAAGGTTCGCTAAAGCTGAAAATTTGAACCGTAGTTTCTCTCTTTGAAGTAAAACTTGGTCTTGCGTACATTTTCCAATCACTATTTTACATTTATTGCCTGATAACACAATTAAAACAGATGCACTTTCAAAATTTGATTAGCAGCTGCGGACCAGGAAGGATGAGCTTCGTGAAACAGATTTGTATCTGCGACGAGGAATTTAGACATGGACCAACGCATCTTGCTGCCAAGGAATGATATTAGCATAGCTTGGATGTATCTTATGGTTTTTGTTGTATTAAGATCTTGCTTTCCTAACCCTGTCAGGGCCCTACACAAATTTTGTTTCTGTATACGAATCTACTCTTTcgaatgattttaaattttgaactaccgttaagttttatttttatgtcatcaGGGTTGGTGAGATTGTTAATGAGAAAAACATGCTGAAAGATTGCAGGCTTGACTGGGGTCCTGTCCTGTCTGGTGAATTTGTGAAATCTCACATGCTACTTAGCTTTTTCCATAACAAGACAATGAAGCTCGGTCTTCAATGGCAATGATGGACAAAACTGCATGCAGAAATGTGTACTGCTCGTCATAATTGCATGAAACAGGAAATAAATGAGATGGTAAAACTTACAAAATAATCGATGAGTTTTTTACTTGAAGAACAAGAGAAAGTGACCAAGTCTCATCTTTCATTTGATGACACCAACCGTTCCAGACACTCATGACAGTCCTCGAGGCGTTGTGAATCCTGCAAGAGAACAATTCAGATCCAAGCTGTGCATTATTCAAATACTTCAAGGATATGATTCGTTTGCTGAGGTTTATATAGGACAAAGTCACCCCCAAGCAAGGAATCCACGAGCCAAGGTGACCTCTACAATGCAAGTAGCCATGGAATTCAACAAAGAACCTTTGTCAAGTTAACTGTTCCCTGAACTGATTATTTCTTGCTTCTCGGTTTCCGGGAATTGCATGGAAGCCACGGTATATAACTGTTCACTTTTGAGTTTCAAATTTCTATGTTTgcatataaaaatgatttcgCTGCTGGAGCACTCAAATTCACATGCACCAGCactgtatttttatcttttccttttctgcatcCTTTATTTGAGCGGAGAACGACTTCTCTGAttgtattttcttgcatttctacAGTACGTACTAGCCCTTTGCGATAAGATAGAAGTTAATGCAATCAGCAATAACAGAGGTCGGATCATAATTGGGTTGCAGAGTTGTACCGTACCACAAGaaaagttttgggtttttttattattattattagcactgcttttgttttttttaatcggcAAACTagcatatttaaaataaaaaaaaattgacgttGTAGCTggagattgaaaaaataaatttagagtcATACTAAAATtccaattataatattaaaaatattattaaaaatctcaACAATTAGAATTTAATAATACCTAGAAAAGTCAATAAAGGTGATATAGTGAGCCACTCTCCATTTAAGAAGGACAAGTAAGTCACATGATATTATGATATTGTGTATGTTTCACTCCAATTAttattggataattttttttgtttttattaaatttattttgttaaaatctttttattaataataatgatatcaaAGTCAGAGTTTCATTGTatctatatagtttttttttttctctctccccaCTTATTACTGTAattgcttatttatttttggacaaaaaatataacaatctcatgtcatcATTAATGACCTTTCTTGAAATTGTTAAATTcatattattggatttttttattaatataaatagtgTTATAATTGAAGTTTTAGCGTGCctacaagaaatttttttgttttttatctttttgtcttaTAATAATTTGGGAAAactaacttaatttttttttaacattccaTTATTCTGACCAATGTCATCTTGACATGTCACATtttcttatcttcttttcttttaccttGCAGCTTGCAGGTTTTAAACATCTTAAGCAAAtgccattttcattttcttgtattttcgtatttgaaaaaaacagaaattcaaattcaagaagaTTTACCAACAATTTCAATCTCGAAGATGGGTCAACTGTGCCATCAAACACCCGATCTCAGGTCCTTGAAATGCAGCTGTGGGCTCGAGCATGGGACAGCCTCGAACATCTGTGTGGCCATGGTTGAATCTAGAGAGAGATTCATTGGGATCAAATCCCAGCTAATTAAAATTGTCATTTAAGGGATCGTTGGAAGCTAGCTAGATCTTGAATGCTATCAAGTTGGTCTGACAGTGTTGATgctgttaaaaaaaacagtGGAACAATAAGAACAGTGAATACATTCGATCTACCCAgttgaatataatatttatacacagatatatatataaatcaaagtcAAATCTATGTCTGTCTTTGCTTGTTGTCGTTTTCCAGTTTGCTGATATCTTcgaggttttcttttttcttgcatcaTCCGAATTTGCTGTCATTAATCCATTAGTCCACCTTTGCTTGCTTGTTTTTATGGAATTTGATACATTATTTATAGGTTTGTGACTCTTAATAGATGCTGACAGCTCGTACGTGAAATACAAGTGatccaagatttttttaatcacgACCCAGATTTTATGCGGCTGATTAGTAGCTAGTCTagcaattgttttattttcgagcataattttaaaatcaggCCTGTCATCGATTTataagtttgaaattttttatccacatatctaattaaataaattaatagttatttatataaaccatattaaaaaaatattattttaataaaataaagctcatttatatatatatttataattttaaaaaattaaatacaaacaacatattttttttaaaaaaaaaaacctctattgaaaaaagctataaaacccATGACCTGAATCAtgagacaaaaataaattg
This Populus alba chromosome 7, ASM523922v2, whole genome shotgun sequence DNA region includes the following protein-coding sequences:
- the LOC118063267 gene encoding zinc finger protein GAI-ASSOCIATED FACTOR 1, encoding MPVDLDNSSTASGEASVSSSGNQPPPPPPPPQQQPPSKSAATAKKKRNLPGMPDPEAEVIALSPKTLLATNRFVCEICNKGFQRDQNLQLHRRGHNLPWKLRQRSSKDVKKRVYVCPEPTCVHHDPSRALGDLTGIKKHFCRKHGEKKWKCDKCSKKYAVQSDWKAHSKICGTREYKCDCGTLFSRRDSFITHRAFCDALAEESARAQTQTPNPNPKPNQESDPKVQVDSSPPPAPLPPPVAPDFGSDQGQAPPGLAQSTGMISSPVLAIQSPELSDDPSQIIEEAPAPAPAPAPATVTAGFNGSFSSSTSSSSNGSSTSSVFASLFASSTASGSLQAPQTTAFTDLIHAMAHPDRPTDLTPSSTEPISLCLSTNHGSSIFGTAGQERRQYAPPPQPAMSATALLQKAAQMGAAATNASLLRGLGIVSSSSSSAQPDNMQWGHRQMEPENASVTAGLGLGLPCDGGSGLKELMMGTPSVFGPKHATLDFLGLGMAAGGSPSGGLSALITSIGSGLDVAAAAASFGGGEFSGKDMRRS